In the Candidatus Dechloromonas phosphoritropha genome, ACGGTATGAGCCGCCTCCATGGGAATGTTCAGGTGCAGTTCCTCGTTGATCTGCGAGATTGGAGTCCGGCCATCGACCAGAAACTCTTGGGATCCCAACTCCTTGATCATGATGCGCTGCTTGCTGCGGTGCGATTCGTACTCGTCAAAATCGTAGCCGACATCGATTTCTCCAACCACCTCCTCGAAGATGTCTTCCATGCTGAGAATGCCGATGGCTGAACCGAACTCGTTCACAACTATCGCCATGAAGTCTATCGGGCGTAGAAGGAGTGTCTTGATGGTGCGGTCTATGGGCTGCCTGGAGGAGACATAGACCGGTTCCTGGATGTAGTCGGCCTTGGCTTTCCGGTTGATGTCAGTCGCCATCAGGTCCCACGAGTTCAGGGTGAGGATGCCCACGATATTAGACATGTTGCCTCGATAGATCGGCAGGCGATTGTAGCCGTGGGCGAGCACGAGTTGCACCGCTTCCTCCATGCTGGCATGTTCGCTGATACCTACCACCTCGTCGAGGGGAGTCATCACCTCACCTACCGAAGTCTCGGAGAAACGCGTGATGCGAGCAACTTTCTCCGCATCGAAGCCGCCATCGTCATCGTCTGCGCCCGACGACGTCTCGAGCAGCATACGCAGTTCCTCGCGGCTGATGAAACCACTATTCACCGGCGTACTTCCCCCGGCCAAGCGGGTCGCAAAGCGGGCAACACGACTGAAAACGAAAACTACGGGAAAGAACAGCCAGGCAAAAAAGCGCAGCACGAAAACGATGCGGGTCACCAGAAAATCGGCTTTCTGCTGGTAGATGCTTTTCGGAACGATTTCGCCGAGGATCAGCAGGAAAGGGGTCGCCAGCGCCACCGAAATGATGTCGCCGCTCGGACCCATGGCTTCGATGAAGATGATGGTGATCAGCGTGGTGACGGTAACGGTAGCCACGTTGGTGCCCACCAGTGTCGTCCCGAGAAGCAGGTCCGGCGTTTTGTACATCTTGAGCACGAGAGCCGCGCCTTTGTCGCCGGTCTTGGCCATATGACGCAACCTGATCTTGTCGCTGTTGACCATGGCGATCTCGGAGCCGGAAAAAAAGCCCTTGAGCAAGAGGAAGATCACGATCGCTGTACATTCAATGAACATTTCCACGGCTCAGGCCCCTTTCGCTGCTGACGGGTTAGCGTAAGGCGCCACACCCTGTCCGGACGCTGCCTCATCGATTTTGGATACCGACTGCGAGGTAACCTCCGCAAGCGCCTCCGCAGGCGCGTCCGTCTCGCCAGCAGACGGATCTTGGTCCTCGTGGCGGCCATCAACTGGTGGCGGCGGGCTGCACCCCGTGTCCACCAGTTCGGGGTCCGGGCCCAAGTCCAGGCGGGTCACGAGGAACCCGCCGATGCGCAAACCCAGCATGCTCTCGACGGAAAAAATGAAGCCCTCGAAGGTGACCGAGTCACCGACCCGCGGCAGGCGATTCAGCAGTCGCATGACCAGGCCACCGACGGTGTTCATGCTCGGGTCATCGAGGCTGGCGCCCACCAACTGATTGAAATCCACCAGGCTCATCTCGCCGGGGATCGAATAGATCTTGCTCTCCTCGATCTCCCTGATACCGGGCTCCTCCTGCGGCGGCGCAAGCCGGCCGAGCATGAAAGCGGCCACGTCGCGGATCGAGATGATGCCAAGAACATTGCCATATTCACCAATCACCAGAGCGAGACGGGTGCGGTTCTCCTGGAAGAATTCGACCAATTCATCTACTTTCTTGGTGGCCGGCACAAACTGGGGCTGGCGCATCACGTCCCGCACCTCGAGTGACGCCAAGTCGCCGCCGCTGCGGACCAGTTTGATGATGTCTTCCGAATGGAGGAAGCCGACGACATTCGCAGGATTACCCTCGAAGAGCGGCACGCGGGGATGGCGCATGGCCTGAAAGGCCTTTACCAGTTGCGGCAGCGGAGCGTCCACGTCAAGGGAAACCATGCTCGAAATCGGCGTCATGATGTCCACGACCTCCGCTTCCGAAGCCTCCAGCAAGTTGTCTATGAGAATCCGCTCGGTGGGCACGATCGCACCACTGGCCTCGCCTTCCTCGACCAGCGTTCGAAATTCGTCGGAGTGGAGAATGTTTTCCTTCTTCACCGGTTCGCCGACGATGGCCGTGGTAATCCGGTCGGCGATGGCACGCACCACCTTTCGCAGCGGTGCAATGAAAGCGATCCATCTGGGCAAAAGCGGCGCGGAGAAGCGAGTGGCGACCATCATCGGGTAAGTGACAGCAATGGTCTTGGGCGTCACCTCGCCGAAAAGCAGAAGCATCGGGACCATCACCAAGATGTTGAGCCAGGTGGTCTGGTCTTCGGTGAAAAACATCAGGAGGATCGACGCCATGTTGGCCGCCGAGGCTATGTTCACCAACTCATTGCCACATAACAACGAGATAATCAGGCGCCGCGGCTCTACCAGCATGTCCTGAATACCCCTGAAACGTGGATGCTGGCTGTTCTGCAACCTCTGCAGATCGAAGGAGGTCAATGAAAAGAGTGCCGTTTCGGATCCCGAAAAGAACGCCGATGTGGTCAGCAGGAGCACCTGGACGCAGAGCCGGACGATCAGTTCCAGGTCGAGCCAGGACGGTAATTCCATAAACATGGTCAGACTCCCTTAACTGTGGCAACGCCCGATTGGAGTAATCACGCAGTTCACTCCCTTCAATCAGCGAGCCTTATAACATAAACATTGATGTTTTGGCGCGGGTCAGGGCAGGGCGGAGGTTAACTCGCAGGGTGATCCTGGCGCGCCCGGAAGTCATTTTCTTTAAGGGCGTGGCCACGCCCTTCCATCCAATATGACGTCAAGTCGGGTCGGCCGCCGATTGTGATTCCGACAGACTTACCTGGCCCGCGTCATCAAGCGCAATATCCTCGAAGCGCACCTTGGTGATGCGGTGATGGTCCATTTCCAGAACGACCAGCCGGGCCGAATGGATGTCGACCGCTTCGCCGACGTGCGGGACGTGCCCGAGCACCTTGTATATCAGTCCGGCGAGTGTCGTATAGTCGGCGTCCTCGGGGAATGGATAATGGATGATCGGCTCCAGGTCGCTGACCCGCATCGAGGCGTCGATTTCGTACTGGCTGCCTTCCAGCTTCTTCACACGGCGTCCCGCCGTTTGCGTGAACTCGTCGTCGTACTCGCCGACAATTTCCTCAAGGATGTCTTCGAGCGAGATCAGTCCCTCGGTGCCGCCGTATTCGTCGATGACAATCGCAATCTGCTGCCGTCCCTTTTTGAAGGCTTTCAGCATTTCGCTGAGCGTCTTGGTGTGCGGAACGACCAGCGGCTTCTTGGCGAATTCGCCGACCGGTTGCTGGCTGACTTTGTCCAGCATTGTGCAGGTATGTTCAGCCATGACGGTGAGCAGTTCCTTGATCGACACGATGCCGGTGATGCGGTCGATCGTCTGGTCATAAACCGGGAAACGGGCGTGCGGCATGTCCTGGAACAGGCGTAGCGCATCGGACAGCGTTGCATCCTTCGACAGCGCCACGATTTCGGTGCGCGGCACCATCGCCTCGTACACGTTGTGCTCGTCAAGGTTGAAGACACCGCGAATCATCTGTGTTTCTTCCGGGGCGAGGACGCCATCCTTTTCGCTGGCTGAGAGGACCATCCGGATTTCCTCGACCGACATCGTGAAGTGGCTCTCGGCGCCATGTGCCAGATCGCGTTGCCCGAATACCCAGAGCAGGGCGTTGGAGGAGAGCTTCATGACGAAGATCAGGGGCTTGAGGATGATGTACATCAGGTTGATCACCCAACCTACGGCCATGGCGATCGCTTCAGCCTTGTGGAAGGCGAGTACCTTGGGCGCCAGTTCCCCGGCGACGACGTGCAGGAACGAGATGACCACGAAGGCGAAGGCGTAGGAGGCGGTATGCGCTGCCGTCTGGATCGCATGGCTGTCGCCGAAAATTGCGAAGAGTGCGACGAAGGAGGCGTCGGTAAGAGTACTGATCGTTTCCATACCGAAAGCGCCGAGGCCGAGAGAGACCAGCGTGATGCCGACCTGGGTGACTGAATAGAAGCGCTCCGGTTCGTTGTGCAGCATCTCGACGGTTTTCGCCGCCTTGTTGCCCATGTCGGCCATCTGCTTGATCCGGCTCCGCCGCGCCGAGGAAATCGCGATCTCGGAACCGACGAAGAAAGCATTTCCCGCGACGAACAAAAAGATGAGTCCAAGGTTGACCCATACTGTTAACGAATCCATCTTTCCGCCTCCATTTGATTGTTTTTCGTCAGGGTTTCGTGTGCCACGTGCAGCACGCACTGACGGGCGGCGAGCGTATATCCGGCACCCCAACGGGCGAGTATCGCCGAGCAGGGCCGCGGGAGTCAATCGCGGGGCAGGGCGCGGCAGACAGCGTGAGTCGGAAATTTTTGGCGACTTTGCCTAAAGATTGACTTGCGGTAGCAAAAAATCTCACCTATCATTAAAACGAACGTATGAATCAACCTTTTCACGAAACAGGCAAGGTCTATGGCAGAAGTCCGCAACATTGATACCCGCGAGCGCATTCTCGACGCGGCCGAGCGCCTGTTCATGGCGCACGGTTATGAGGGGACTTCGATGCGCCAGATTACCAGCGAAGCGGCGGTCAATCTCGCGGCCGTCAATTATCACTTCGG is a window encoding:
- a CDS encoding HlyC/CorC family transporter; protein product: MEMFIECTAIVIFLLLKGFFSGSEIAMVNSDKIRLRHMAKTGDKGAALVLKMYKTPDLLLGTTLVGTNVATVTVTTLITIIFIEAMGPSGDIISVALATPFLLILGEIVPKSIYQQKADFLVTRIVFVLRFFAWLFFPVVFVFSRVARFATRLAGGSTPVNSGFISREELRMLLETSSGADDDDGGFDAEKVARITRFSETSVGEVMTPLDEVVGISEHASMEEAVQLVLAHGYNRLPIYRGNMSNIVGILTLNSWDLMATDINRKAKADYIQEPVYVSSRQPIDRTIKTLLLRPIDFMAIVVNEFGSAIGILSMEDIFEEVVGEIDVGYDFDEYESHRSKQRIMIKELGSQEFLVDGRTPISQINEELHLNIPMEAAHTVAGLIINRLRTIPPVGSQIREESYLFTVRAVSARTIIKVHIKRA
- a CDS encoding HlyC/CorC family transporter; amino-acid sequence: MFMELPSWLDLELIVRLCVQVLLLTTSAFFSGSETALFSLTSFDLQRLQNSQHPRFRGIQDMLVEPRRLIISLLCGNELVNIASAANMASILLMFFTEDQTTWLNILVMVPMLLLFGEVTPKTIAVTYPMMVATRFSAPLLPRWIAFIAPLRKVVRAIADRITTAIVGEPVKKENILHSDEFRTLVEEGEASGAIVPTERILIDNLLEASEAEVVDIMTPISSMVSLDVDAPLPQLVKAFQAMRHPRVPLFEGNPANVVGFLHSEDIIKLVRSGGDLASLEVRDVMRQPQFVPATKKVDELVEFFQENRTRLALVIGEYGNVLGIISIRDVAAFMLGRLAPPQEEPGIREIEESKIYSIPGEMSLVDFNQLVGASLDDPSMNTVGGLVMRLLNRLPRVGDSVTFEGFIFSVESMLGLRIGGFLVTRLDLGPDPELVDTGCSPPPPVDGRHEDQDPSAGETDAPAEALAEVTSQSVSKIDEAASGQGVAPYANPSAAKGA
- a CDS encoding HlyC/CorC family transporter — translated: MDSLTVWVNLGLIFLFVAGNAFFVGSEIAISSARRSRIKQMADMGNKAAKTVEMLHNEPERFYSVTQVGITLVSLGLGAFGMETISTLTDASFVALFAIFGDSHAIQTAAHTASYAFAFVVISFLHVVAGELAPKVLAFHKAEAIAMAVGWVINLMYIILKPLIFVMKLSSNALLWVFGQRDLAHGAESHFTMSVEEIRMVLSASEKDGVLAPEETQMIRGVFNLDEHNVYEAMVPRTEIVALSKDATLSDALRLFQDMPHARFPVYDQTIDRITGIVSIKELLTVMAEHTCTMLDKVSQQPVGEFAKKPLVVPHTKTLSEMLKAFKKGRQQIAIVIDEYGGTEGLISLEDILEEIVGEYDDEFTQTAGRRVKKLEGSQYEIDASMRVSDLEPIIHYPFPEDADYTTLAGLIYKVLGHVPHVGEAVDIHSARLVVLEMDHHRITKVRFEDIALDDAGQVSLSESQSAADPT